The following coding sequences lie in one Primulina huaijiensis isolate GDHJ02 chromosome 2, ASM1229523v2, whole genome shotgun sequence genomic window:
- the LOC140971477 gene encoding protein TIFY 10B-like — protein MGSSKIVDFGKMDGGRSNFSKTCGLLSQYLKEKGSFGDLTLGLAQKFESAGASAAAATGTMNLFPIMEKSGETQLPAGEEEAQKKSDMSGTKSGAETAQMTIFYGGQVLVFDDFPAEKVSEIMSLANKSSGTQNHHHSSTFTPPFTTQIPSERAFIQPLGSDLPIARRNSLARFLEKRKDRIKEKAPYQEIKPESAMRFQV, from the exons ATGGGTTCGTCGAAGATAGTGGATTTCGGTAAGATGGACGGCGGGAGGTCCAACTTCTCCAAGACTTGCGGCCTCTTGAGCCAATACCTGAAGGAGAAGGGTAGCTTCGGAGATCTTACTCTCGGGTTAGCTCAGAAATTCGAATCCGCTg GGGCGTCGGCGGCTGCTGCGACTGGCACGATGAATTTATTCCCGATAATGGAGAAATCTGGAGAGACCCAGCTTCCTGCCGGTGAAGAAGAAGCCCAGAAGAAGTCTGATATGAG cGGTACAAAATCCGGTGCGGAAACTGCACAGATGACGATATTCTACGGCGGCCAAGTGCTTGTGTTCGATGATTTCCCGGCGGAGAAGGTCAGTGAAATCATGTCGTTGGCTAACAAGTCCAGCGGCACCCAGAACCACCATCACTCCTCCACCTTCACTCCGCCCTTCACGACTCAGATCCCTTCGGAACGTGCTTTCATACAGCCTCTTGGCTCCGATTTACCGATTGCGAGGCGAAACTCACTGGCCCGGTTCCTGGAGAAGAGGAAAGACAG AATCAAAGAGAAGGCTCCGTACCAAGAAATCAAACCGGAATCGGCTATGAGGTTTCAAGTCTAA
- the LOC140971478 gene encoding FCS-Like Zinc finger 13-like has product MLGRKSNPVIGILAGALVSGSKSGLVDVATSSTSLHEHKNTSPRGPKNFHLGGVGLGIVAALGNAHGETPSNKALCGRNLRRSNPIPVTSPKNSSRIGREFDEMERENHSEEYTIVTFHGPNGSHTKVYGIDYGQGGDYRTPFRIQRSHKCERASVFHISPARFGEVAGIPAEDFLSSCDNCKKQLHGEDIYMYRGERAFCSAECRYRQIAIDERQEKCGSEASRPSSCLSDEKILTPGILAI; this is encoded by the exons ATGTTGGGGAGGAAATCGAATCCGGTTATCGGAATCCTAGCCGGAGCTTTGGTTTCAGGCAGTAAATCCGGGCTTGTGGATGTTGCAACTAGCTCGACAAGCCTCCACGAGCACAAGAACACATCACCACGAGGTCCAAAGAATTTTCATCTAGGTGGGGTTGGATTAGGCATCGTGGCGGCCCTGGGCAATGCTCATGGTGAAACTCCGTCCAACAAAGCGTTGTGTGGCCGGAATTTAAGACGATCGAATCCGATTCCGGTCACATCACCCAAGAACTCATCAAGAATAGGGAGAGAATTTGATGAGATGGAGAGAGAGAATCATTCAGAAGAATACACAATAGTAACATTTCATGGCCCAAACGGGTCCCACACTAAGGTGTATGGAATTGATTATGGTCAAGGAGGTGATTATAGGACCCCTTTTAGAATACAAAGAAGCCATAAGTGCGAAAGGGCTAGCGTTTTTCATATTTCTCCGGCGAGATTCGGGGAGGTCGCCGGAATTCCGGCCGAAGATTTCCTTAGCTCGTGTGACAATTGCAAGAAGCAACTCCATGGCGAAGACATATACATGTATAG GGGGGAGAGAGCGTTTTGTAGCGCGGAGTGTCGTTACCGGCAAATAGCGATCGACGAACGCCAAGAGAAGTGCGGCTCCGAGGCGTCGAGGCCGAGCTCGTGTCTCTCAGACGAGAAAATTTTGACCCCCGGAATCCTAGCAATCTAG
- the LOC140971479 gene encoding beta-galactosidase 15-like, with translation MISSKRHFLFLVFSLLCFISSYADIVSHDGRALTINGKRRIILSGSIHYPRSTVEMWPDLIKKSKEGGLDAIETYVFWNAHEPLRRQYDFSGNLDLVRFIKTVQNEGLYAVLRIGPYVCAEWNYGGFPVWLHNLPGVELRTSNTVYMNEMQNFTTLIVDMLKKENLFASQGGPIILAQIENEYGNVISTYGDAGKAYMNWCASMANSLDIGVPWIMCQQDDAPPSVINTCNGFYCDQFTPNNPNSPKMWTENWTGWFKNWGSKHPFRTAEDLAFSVARFFQNMGTFQNYYMYHGGTNFGRTAGGPYITTSYDYNAPLNEYGDLNQPKYGHLKKLHDALHSIEKVLTYGDYNNTDLGSYNYITEFKHNGVSSCFLGNANSSSDATINYNGVDYHVPAWSVSILPDCKTEVYNTAKVNTQTSVMVKKANDAEVEPTGLNWKWRPEIIDEPVVLGKGQLSSGQLVDQKAINDVSDYLWYMTSVNLDKKDPIVGDTMTLRVNATGHIMHAYVNGEYLASQWATYGVFNYVFEKDVKFKHGKNQISILSATVGLQNYGGEYDSVRAGLPGPIEIIRKKGDETIIKDLSSHKWSYKIGLKGLDDKLFKADLKSDSQWKSTDLPVNRMLTWYKTTFKPPIGEDAIVLDLQGLGKGLAWVNGNSLGRYWPSYMTEDTCSNDPCDYRGGYWSWKCATNCGKPSQRWYHVPRSFINEGDNELVLFEEFGGDPSLVNFQTVRVGSVCGNAYEGNDMELSCQGRAISEIKFASFGEVGGACGSFEKGSCEASKDVLSIVQKECVGKQSCSVPASEDRLGSASCDAGVSKRLVVEAVCN, from the exons ATGATTTCTTCGAAACGTCATTTCCTCTTCCTCGTTTTTTCTCTACTTTGCTTCATCTCTTCCTACGCGGACATCGTTTCGCACGATGGAAGAGCCCTCACGATCAACGGTAAACGTAGAATCATCCTTTCGGGTTCGATTCACTACCCACGAAGCACTGTCGAG ATGTGGCCTGATCTGATCAAGAAATCTAAGGAAGGTGGCTTGGATGCCATCGAAACGTATGTATTCTGGAATGCACATGAGCCTCTTCGTCGCCAGTACGATTTTTCGGGCAATTTGGATCTCGTGAGGTTCATTAAAACTGTCCAGAACGAAGGTCTCTACGCTGTTCTTCGTATTGGACCTTACGTTTGTGCCGAATGGAACTATGG AGGATTCCCCGTGTGGTTGCATAATCTGCCTGGGGTTGAGCTTCGAACTTCCAATACTGTTTACATG AATGAGATGCAAAATTTCACTACATTGATAGTGGACATGTTAAAAAAAGAGAACCTTTTTGCATCACAAGGAGGTCCCATCATTCTTGCACAG ATTGAGAATGAGTATGGAAACGTCATCTCGACATACGGCGACGCGGGAAAAGCGTACATGAACTGGTGCGCAAGCATGGCTAATTCACTGGACATTGGGGTTCCATGGATCATGTGCCAACAAGATGATGCCCCTCCCTCTGTG ATCAACACATGCAATGGCTTCTACTGTGATCAATTCACTCCCAATAATCCAAACAGCCCCAAGATGTGGACAGAAAATTGGACTGGATG gttCAAGAACTGGGGTAGCAAACATCCATTCAGAACAGCTGAAGATCTCGCATTTTCCGTGGCGCGGTTTTTCCAAAATATGGGCACTTTCCAAAATTATTATATG TATCATGGTGGAACCAATTTCGGAAGAACCGCTGGTGGCCCGTATATTACCACATCATAcgattacaatgcaccccttaACGAATATg GTGATTTGAATCAACCAAAATACGGACACTTGAAGAAGCTCCACGATGCGTTGCATTCAATTGAGAAAGTTTTAACCTATGGAGATTATAACAATACCGACTTGGGATCTTATAATTAC ATTACTGAATTCAAACACAATGGTGTCTCGAGTTGTTTCCTTGGCAACGCCAACTCGTCAAGTGACGCTACCATAAACTACAACGGGGTCGACTACCACGTGCCCGCATGGTCCGTTAGTATCCTCCCCGATTGTAAGACCGAAGTTTACAACACTGCTAAG gtAAATACGCAAACTTCAGTGATGGTGAAGAAGGCGAATGATGCCGAAGTAGAGCCTACTGGACTAAACTGGAAATGGAGGCCTGAGATCATCGATGAACCAGTTGTTCTGGGCAAAGGTCAACTCTCTTCTGGCCAACTCGTTGACCAAAAGGCCATTAATGATGTTAGCGACTATTTGTGGTACATGACAAg TGTGAATCTTGACAAGAAGGATCCCATCGTTGGTGACACAATGACTCTTCGTGTGAATGCCACTGGACATATAATGCATGCTTATGTCAATGGGGAGTATCTtg CCTCCCAATGGGCCACCTATGGAGTTTTTAACTATGTTTTCGAGAAGGATGTTAAGTTCAAGCATGGAAAGAACCAAATCTCAATTCTCAGTGCCACCGTTGGACTACAG aactACGGAGGTGAATATGATTCGGTACGAGCTGGACTACCCGGACCGATCGAGATCATCAGAAAGAAGGGCGATGAGACCATCATCAAAGATTTATCAAGCCACAAATGGTCTTACAAGATTGGATTGAAGGGGTTGGATGACAAATTATTCAAGGCAGATCTTAAATCTGATTCCCAATGGAAATCTACTGATCTTCCTGTCAATAGGATGCTCACTTGGTACAAG acgACTTTCAAGCCTCCGATCGGTGAAGATGCCATCGTATTAGACTTACAAGGACTAGGGAAAGGTCTTGCTTGGGTTAATGGAAACAGCCTCGGACGATACTGGCCAAGTTACATGACAGAGGACACTTGCTCGAATGATCCTTGCGACTACCGGGGCGGGTACTGGAGCTGGAAGTGTGCCACAAACTGTGGGAAACCTTCACAAAGATG GTACCACGTTCCCCGTTCTTTCATAAACGAGGGAGACAACGAGCTCGTGCTCTTTGAAGAATTCGGAGGTGACCCTTCTCTGGTCAACTTCCAGACAGTGCGTGTGGGAAGCGTGTGCGGCAACGCCTATGAGGGCAACGACATGGAGCTGTCGTGCCAAGGAAGGGCGATCTCGGAGATCAAATTCGCGAGCTTTGGCGAAGTTGGAGGGGCTTGTGGCTCGTTCGAGAAGGGTTCTTGTGAAGCTTCCAAGGATGTGCTTTCCATTGTCCAGAAG GAATGTGTGGGGAAACAATCTTGCTCGGTCCCTGCAAGCGAAGACCGACTCGGATCAGCAAGTTGTGATGCTGGAGTGAGCAAGAGGCTCGTGGTGGAGGCTGTTTGTAATTAG
- the LOC140971480 gene encoding 20 kDa chaperonin, chloroplastic-like, whose amino-acid sequence MATTQLTSAASSISAKGFTSFEGLRASNAVKLSSFSPLKLNGETRRSFRGLVLRAATTVTPKYTSLRPLGDRVLVKIKAAEEKTSGGILLPTTALSKPQGGEVVAVGEGRLIGKNKVEISLKTGTQVVYSKYAGTEVEFDGSNHLILKEDDIVGTLDTDDIKDLKPLNDRVLIKVAEIEEKTAGGLFLTDASKEKPSIGTVVAVGPGRLDDEGDRKPLSVAPGNTVLYSKYAGNDFKGSDGSNYIALRASDVMAILS is encoded by the exons ATGGCGACTACCCAGCTGACTTCCGCCGCATCTTCGATTTCAGCTAAAGGGTTTACCTCGTTTGAAGGGCTGAGGGCTTCAAATGCAGTTAAATTATCTTCGTTTTCACCTTTGAAGCTGAACGGCGAGACCCGTAGGTCGTTCCGTGGTCTTGTTCTTAGGGCTGCTACAACTGTTACCCCGAAG TACACATCACTCAGGCCTTTGGGTGACAGAGTGTTGGTGAAAATTAAGGCGGCTGAGGAAAAAACTTCAGGAGGTATCCTGTTGCCAACTACTGCGCTCTCAAAACCTCAAGGGGGTGAGGTGGTTGCTGTTGGAGAGGGACGTTTAATTGGAAAAAATAAGGTGGAGATTAGTTTGAAG ACTGGCACCCAAGTTGTGTACTCGAAGTATGCCGGTACAGAAGTGGAGTTCGATGGTTCGAATCATCTCATTCTTAAGGAAGATGATATTGTTGGTACTCTTGATACTGATGACATAAAGGATTTGAAGCCTTTGAATGACAGAGTTCTCATAAAG gtgGCTGAGATTGAAGAGAAAACTGCCGGTGGATTGTTCTTAACTGATGCGAGCAAGGAGAAGCCTTCCATTGGCACG GTTGTAGCAGTTGGTCCTGGGCGCCTCGATGATGAGGGCGATCGGAAGCCATTGTCAGTTGCCCCAGGAAATACAGTTTTGTACTCGAAATATGCAGGCAACGATTTCAAAGGTAGTGATGGTTCCAATTACATAGCACTGCGTGCATCCGATGTAATGGCTATCCTGTCCTGA